In the genome of Sphingomonas naphthae, one region contains:
- a CDS encoding type II toxin-antitoxin system VapC family toxin — MSGTDRLLLDTHAALWWWSDPTRLGAKASELLAEADCPIAVSAVSALEIANKFRLGKLPDIGDPAANFRRLMDRNGFDSLSVNEAHALRAGLLPGEHRDPFDRLIAAQALIEDMVVVTRDRAFIDFGCKVIW, encoded by the coding sequence GTGAGCGGGACCGATCGGCTGCTGCTCGATACCCACGCGGCCCTCTGGTGGTGGAGCGATCCGACGCGCCTTGGCGCGAAAGCCTCGGAGCTGCTGGCCGAAGCGGATTGCCCGATCGCCGTCAGCGCGGTTTCGGCTCTCGAGATCGCCAACAAATTCCGGCTCGGCAAGCTGCCCGATATCGGCGATCCGGCCGCGAACTTCCGCCGGCTGATGGACCGCAACGGTTTCGACAGCCTGAGCGTGAACGAAGCCCACGCGTTGCGGGCCGGGCTGCTGCCGGGTGAGCATCGCGACCCGTTCGACCGGCTGATCGCGGCCCAGGCGCTGATTGAGGATATGGTTGTGGTGACACGCGATCGGGCGTTTATCGACTTCGGCTGCAAGGTGATCTGGTAA
- a CDS encoding AAA family ATPase, with translation MRRGIVVGRFLPPHAGHVLLCETATRLIDRLTILIHGRPDDTIPLATRAAWMTELFPAARVIAHQEATARPDWPAIVARHHPEPVDAVFAADAGGERLAKALGARPVTIDPKRQAIPARSADIRADPLAHWHHLPAPVRAHHARTICLHGPESTGKSTVAPRLAARFDTIVVPEYGRTYCEQHGLDLSMDDLVAIGKGHQAMTEAALRQCGGRLILDTDPLMTAAWADMLFGRRDPWFDAFTATADLYLLFDIDMPWVDDGTRFFGEPSQRQRFFDISRAELDRRGLPYAVIGGPAEGRYDKAVAAIEAAGLG, from the coding sequence ATGAGGCGCGGGATCGTCGTCGGCCGCTTCCTGCCGCCGCACGCCGGCCATGTCCTGTTGTGCGAGACGGCGACACGGCTGATCGACCGGCTGACGATCCTGATCCACGGCCGGCCGGACGACACCATCCCGCTCGCCACCCGCGCCGCGTGGATGACCGAGTTGTTCCCCGCCGCCCGCGTGATCGCCCATCAGGAGGCCACGGCACGCCCCGACTGGCCCGCGATCGTCGCGCGCCACCATCCCGAGCCGGTCGACGCGGTTTTCGCCGCCGATGCGGGTGGCGAGCGGCTGGCAAAGGCGCTAGGGGCACGGCCCGTGACCATCGATCCCAAGCGGCAGGCGATCCCCGCCCGCTCCGCCGACATCCGTGCCGATCCGCTGGCCCACTGGCACCATCTGCCGGCGCCGGTGCGCGCGCATCATGCCCGCACCATCTGCCTCCACGGCCCCGAAAGCACCGGCAAGTCCACCGTCGCCCCCCGGCTGGCGGCGCGGTTCGACACGATCGTTGTGCCCGAATATGGCCGCACCTATTGCGAGCAGCACGGGCTCGATCTGTCGATGGACGATCTGGTCGCCATCGGCAAAGGCCATCAGGCGATGACCGAGGCGGCGCTGCGCCAGTGCGGCGGCCGGCTGATCCTGGATACCGATCCGCTGATGACGGCCGCCTGGGCCGACATGCTGTTCGGCCGCCGCGACCCCTGGTTCGACGCCTTCACCGCGACGGCCGATCTCTATCTGCTGTTCGACATCGACATGCCGTGGGTGGACGACGGCACCCGCTTCTTCGGCGAACCCTCCCAGCGCCAGCGCTTCTTCGACATTTCGCGCGCCGAACTCGACCGGCGCGGCCTGCCCTATGCCGTGATCGGCGGCCCGGCCGAGGGACGGTACGACAAGGCCGTCGCCGCGATCGAGGCGGCGGGGCTGGGCTGA
- a CDS encoding DUF1801 domain-containing protein, which produces MSPIVADFLAGLDPTTRNTIDTVRGLVLTAADNLVEEIKWNAPSYRHGDAHRVTLGLERKGGIRIVLHRGAKVKDARGFAFADPVGIARWPTPDRGVILVADAEDATAKGAAIRDIVGRWIAATA; this is translated from the coding sequence GTGTCGCCAATCGTCGCCGACTTTCTCGCCGGGCTCGACCCGACGACGCGAAACACGATCGACACGGTTCGCGGGCTGGTCCTCACGGCCGCCGACAATCTGGTCGAGGAGATCAAGTGGAACGCGCCCAGCTATCGCCATGGCGACGCCCACAGGGTGACGCTCGGGCTGGAGCGGAAAGGCGGAATACGGATTGTTCTCCATCGCGGCGCCAAAGTGAAGGATGCGCGCGGCTTCGCCTTCGCCGATCCGGTAGGGATAGCCCGCTGGCCAACGCCCGACCGGGGCGTGATCCTCGTCGCCGATGCCGAGGACGCGACCGCAAAAGGCGCCGCGATCCGCGATATCGTCGGCCGCTGGATCGCGGCGACGGCGTGA
- a CDS encoding glycine zipper 2TM domain-containing protein, with amino-acid sequence MSRKTFTLAAAAVLAAVTVAPAAAEAQYYGGRGGGYYAQGYDARYNGYDRGGRYYDGRGYDRGDRRDYRRDRGYRGGGRCRDKGTGGTIIGAIAGGLLGDAAVGRRGDSTAATIAGAGVGALIGRGIDRDCR; translated from the coding sequence ATGTCCCGCAAGACCTTCACGCTCGCTGCCGCGGCTGTCTTGGCTGCGGTGACTGTCGCCCCCGCCGCCGCCGAGGCGCAATATTATGGTGGCCGGGGCGGCGGCTATTACGCCCAGGGCTATGATGCCCGCTACAATGGCTACGATCGCGGCGGCCGCTATTATGACGGCCGTGGCTATGATCGCGGCGACCGGCGCGATTATCGCCGTGACCGTGGCTATCGTGGCGGCGGCCGGTGCCGCGACAAGGGCACCGGCGGCACGATCATCGGCGCCATCGCCGGCGGCCTGCTCGGCGACGCCGCCGTGGGCCGTCGCGGCGACAGTACGGCCGCCACGATCGCCGGCGCTGGCGTTGGCGCGCTGATCGGGCGCGGCATCGATCGCGATTGCCGCTGA
- the cobT gene encoding cobaltochelatase subunit CobT gives MAEQSPLEAFRQVLGGTARAMAQEPELELNFTADAPSSSFKQLRVPMPSRTLPAAQVAEARGFADGFALKNRHHDPALHARRAPHEAVARAVFDAVEQARVEAIGARAMAGVKANLTHALEMRMRSDPIARARTREEVPLSTAIQLIARERLTGEAPPAAAASGVAMVRDWIEEKGGSGLDSLGLSLDDQGAFADLVARLLRDLDLVDAEAESDPQQDEDTSDEDGDDSQEGGEGEDQDDQSGGDSDSDAEARGEEGEPGDQETESEQSEPGDLQDGEGELGQDGDDGMLPVRPNRPPADMSGQFDYKAYTQQYDEVIEATELCDEEELTRLRAYLDSQLVHLQGAVTKLANRLQRRLMAQQSRSWDFDQEEGMLDPARLARVIINPTHSLSYKIERETDFRDTVVTLLIDNSGSMRGRPISIAAISADIMARTLERCGVKAEILGFTTRAWKGGLSREAWLGAGRPPAPGRLNDLRHIVYKRADEPWRRARKNLGLMMREGLLKENIDGEALLWAHNRLIGRPEERRILMVISDGAPVDDSTLSVNSGSYLERHLRQVIAWIETKSPVQLVAIGIGHDVTRYYQRAVTIMDAEQLGGTMVEQLASLFDDA, from the coding sequence ATGGCCGAACAATCCCCCCTCGAAGCCTTCCGCCAGGTGCTGGGCGGCACGGCGCGCGCGATGGCGCAGGAGCCGGAGCTGGAGCTGAACTTCACCGCCGACGCGCCGTCGTCGTCGTTCAAGCAGCTGCGCGTGCCGATGCCGTCGCGCACCTTGCCCGCCGCGCAGGTGGCCGAGGCGCGCGGCTTCGCCGATGGCTTCGCGCTCAAGAACCGCCATCACGATCCCGCCCTCCACGCCCGCCGCGCGCCGCACGAAGCGGTGGCGCGCGCGGTGTTCGACGCGGTCGAGCAGGCCCGGGTCGAGGCGATCGGCGCGCGCGCGATGGCGGGGGTGAAGGCCAACCTGACCCATGCGCTGGAAATGCGGATGCGATCCGATCCGATCGCCCGCGCCCGCACCCGTGAGGAGGTGCCTCTTTCCACCGCCATCCAGCTGATCGCGCGCGAGCGGCTGACCGGCGAGGCCCCGCCCGCCGCCGCCGCCAGCGGCGTGGCGATGGTGCGCGACTGGATCGAGGAAAAGGGTGGATCGGGGCTGGATTCGCTGGGTCTGTCGCTCGACGATCAGGGCGCCTTCGCCGATCTGGTCGCGCGCCTCTTGCGCGATCTGGATCTGGTCGATGCCGAGGCGGAGAGCGACCCGCAGCAGGACGAGGATACCAGCGACGAGGATGGCGACGATTCGCAGGAGGGTGGCGAGGGCGAGGATCAGGACGACCAGTCCGGCGGCGACAGCGACAGCGATGCCGAAGCGCGCGGCGAGGAAGGCGAGCCCGGCGATCAGGAAACCGAATCCGAGCAGAGCGAGCCCGGCGACCTTCAGGACGGCGAGGGCGAGCTGGGCCAGGACGGCGACGACGGGATGTTGCCCGTGCGCCCCAATCGCCCGCCGGCCGACATGTCCGGCCAGTTCGATTACAAGGCCTATACCCAGCAATATGACGAGGTGATCGAGGCGACCGAGCTGTGCGACGAGGAGGAACTCACCCGTCTGCGCGCCTATCTCGACAGCCAGCTTGTCCACTTGCAGGGCGCGGTGACCAAGCTCGCCAACCGGCTCCAGCGCCGGCTGATGGCGCAGCAGTCGCGCAGCTGGGATTTCGATCAGGAGGAGGGGATGCTCGATCCCGCGCGGCTGGCGCGGGTCATCATCAACCCGACCCATTCGCTGAGCTACAAGATCGAGCGCGAGACCGATTTCCGCGACACGGTGGTGACGCTGCTGATCGACAATTCCGGGTCGATGCGCGGCCGGCCGATCTCGATCGCGGCGATCTCGGCCGACATCATGGCGCGCACCCTGGAGCGGTGCGGGGTGAAAGCCGAAATCCTCGGCTTCACGACGCGCGCGTGGAAGGGCGGGCTTTCGCGCGAGGCATGGCTCGGCGCGGGCCGCCCGCCGGCGCCCGGCCGCCTCAACGATCTGCGCCACATCGTCTACAAGCGCGCCGACGAGCCGTGGCGCCGCGCCCGCAAGAATCTCGGCCTGATGATGCGCGAGGGGCTGCTCAAGGAGAATATCGACGGCGAGGCGCTGCTGTGGGCGCACAACCGCCTGATCGGCCGCCCCGAGGAGCGGCGCATCCTGATGGTGATCTCGGACGGTGCGCCGGTCGATGATTCGACGCTATCGGTCAATTCGGGCAGCTATCTGGAGCGCCATCTGCGGCAGGTGATCGCGTGGATCGAGACCAAGTCGCCGGTCCAGCTCGTCGCGATCGGCATCGGCCATGACGTGACCCGTTATTATCAGCGCGCGGTGACGATCATGGATGCCGAGCAGCTGGGCGGCACGATGGTGGAGCAACTGGCGTCGCTGTTCGACGACGCTTGA
- a CDS encoding YqaE/Pmp3 family membrane protein → MTLLQIIAAIFLPPLGTFLARGLGPAFWVTVLLTIIAWIPGMIFALVVILKPDILPPALLRGRASA, encoded by the coding sequence GTGACACTCTTGCAGATCATCGCCGCGATCTTCCTGCCGCCGCTGGGCACGTTCCTGGCGCGCGGCCTGGGGCCGGCCTTCTGGGTTACCGTGCTGCTCACGATCATCGCCTGGATACCGGGCATGATCTTCGCGCTGGTGGTGATCCTGAAGCCGGATATCCTGCCGCCCGCGCTCCTCCGGGGCCGCGCCTCGGCATAG
- the pnuC gene encoding nicotinamide riboside transporter PnuC, whose product MSPLEIIAVCLGLANIALLIRRSIWNYPFGLAMVALYGVIFFTARLYSDALLQIFFFVLQLYGWWAWGQAEGDEDGNVRVERLTAAQWGMYLGGAACAAAAWGTLMHRFTDAAAPWWDATIAMLSITAQIMLARRYLENWMLWIAVDVIAIPLYWSRGLPLTAGLYGLFLVMSAIGLRAWWRMRPGTAAVAA is encoded by the coding sequence GTGAGCCCGCTCGAAATCATCGCCGTGTGCCTCGGCCTGGCCAATATCGCGCTGCTGATCCGGCGCAGCATCTGGAACTATCCGTTCGGGCTGGCGATGGTGGCGCTGTATGGCGTGATCTTCTTCACCGCTCGTCTCTACAGCGATGCCCTGTTGCAAATCTTTTTCTTTGTGCTTCAACTCTATGGCTGGTGGGCGTGGGGCCAGGCCGAGGGGGACGAGGACGGCAACGTGCGGGTCGAGCGGCTCACGGCCGCGCAATGGGGTATGTATCTCGGCGGCGCGGCTTGTGCGGCGGCGGCGTGGGGCACCCTGATGCACCGCTTCACCGATGCCGCCGCCCCCTGGTGGGATGCCACGATCGCGATGCTCAGCATCACCGCGCAGATCATGCTGGCGCGCCGCTATCTCGAAAACTGGATGCTGTGGATCGCGGTCGATGTGATCGCCATCCCGCTCTACTGGAGCCGGGGGCTGCCGCTGACCGCCGGGCTCTACGGGCTGTTCCTCGTGATGTCGGCGATCGGCCTGCGCGCTTGGTGGCGGATGCGGCCGGGCACGGCGGCGGTGGCGGCATGA
- the lepA gene encoding translation elongation factor 4 — protein sequence MTPLDRIRNFSIIAHIDHGKSTLADRLIQRTGGLTDREMSAQVLDNMDIEKERGITIKAQTVRLNYKAKDGLDYELSLMDTPGHVDFAYEVSRSLAACEGALLVVDAAQGVEAQTLANVYQSIEHDHEIVPVINKIDLPAAEPEKVKKEIEDIIGISAEDAVLASAKSGIGIDEVLEAIVTRIPPPRGDRDAPLKAMLVDSWYDPYLGVVILVRVVEGVLKKGQQIKFMQHGTLHLVDRVGCMRPKIEQLTELAAGEIGFITAQIKEVSQTAVGDTITDAKKPTAEPLPGFKEVQPVVFCGLFPVDAADFEKLRDSLYKLRLNDASFSFEAESSAALGFGFRCGFLGLLHLEIIQERLTREYDLDLITTAPSVVYKIQLAHGKGELELHNPADMPDVMQIDMIEEPWIEAVIYVPDEYLGSLLKLCQDRRGIQKNLTYVGGRAQITYELPLNEVVFDFYDRLKSISRGYASFDYHQIGYREGDLVKMSIMVNAEPVDALSMIVHRANAETRGRGMCERLKDLIPRHLFKIPVQAAIGGKVIARETIAAMRKDVTAKCYGGDASRKRKLLDKQKEGKKRMREYGSVQIPQEAFIAALRMGEE from the coding sequence ATGACTCCACTCGACCGCATCCGCAATTTCTCGATCATCGCCCATATCGATCATGGCAAGTCGACGCTCGCCGATCGCCTGATCCAGCGCACCGGCGGCCTCACCGATCGCGAGATGTCGGCGCAGGTGCTCGACAATATGGATATCGAGAAGGAGCGTGGCATCACCATCAAGGCGCAGACCGTGCGCCTGAACTACAAGGCCAAGGACGGGCTCGATTACGAGCTGAGCCTGATGGACACGCCCGGCCACGTCGATTTCGCCTATGAGGTGTCGCGCAGCCTGGCCGCGTGCGAGGGCGCGCTGCTGGTGGTGGATGCCGCGCAGGGCGTCGAGGCGCAGACGCTCGCCAACGTCTACCAGTCGATCGAGCACGACCATGAGATCGTGCCCGTCATCAACAAGATCGACCTGCCCGCCGCCGAGCCCGAGAAGGTGAAGAAGGAGATCGAGGACATCATCGGCATCTCGGCCGAGGATGCGGTGCTGGCCTCGGCCAAATCGGGCATCGGCATCGACGAGGTGCTGGAGGCGATCGTCACCCGCATCCCGCCGCCCAGGGGCGACCGCGACGCGCCGCTGAAGGCGATGCTCGTCGACAGCTGGTACGACCCGTATCTCGGCGTCGTCATCCTCGTCCGCGTGGTCGAGGGGGTGCTGAAGAAGGGCCAGCAGATCAAGTTCATGCAGCATGGCACGCTGCACCTCGTCGATCGGGTCGGCTGCATGCGCCCCAAGATCGAGCAGCTGACCGAACTGGCGGCGGGCGAGATCGGCTTCATCACCGCGCAGATCAAGGAAGTCAGCCAGACGGCGGTCGGCGACACGATCACCGATGCGAAAAAGCCCACCGCCGAGCCGCTGCCGGGCTTCAAGGAAGTGCAGCCGGTGGTGTTCTGCGGCCTCTTCCCGGTCGACGCCGCCGATTTCGAGAAATTGCGCGATTCGCTCTACAAATTGCGCCTCAACGACGCGTCGTTCAGCTTCGAGGCGGAATCGTCGGCGGCCTTGGGCTTCGGCTTCCGCTGCGGCTTCCTGGGGTTGCTCCATCTGGAGATCATCCAGGAGCGGCTGACCCGCGAATATGACCTCGATCTCATCACCACCGCGCCGTCGGTGGTCTATAAGATCCAGCTCGCCCACGGGAAAGGCGAGCTGGAACTGCACAATCCGGCCGACATGCCCGATGTGATGCAGATCGACATGATCGAGGAGCCGTGGATCGAGGCGGTGATCTACGTGCCCGACGAATATCTCGGCTCGCTGCTGAAGCTCTGCCAGGATCGACGCGGCATCCAGAAGAACCTCACTTATGTGGGCGGCCGCGCGCAGATCACCTACGAGCTGCCGCTCAACGAGGTGGTGTTCGATTTCTACGATCGGCTGAAATCGATCAGCCGGGGCTATGCCAGCTTCGATTACCACCAGATCGGCTATCGCGAGGGCGACCTCGTCAAGATGTCGATCATGGTCAATGCCGAGCCGGTCGACGCGCTCAGCATGATCGTCCACCGCGCCAATGCCGAGACGCGCGGGCGCGGCATGTGCGAGCGGCTGAAGGATCTGATCCCGCGCCACCTGTTCAAAATCCCCGTGCAGGCGGCGATCGGCGGCAAGGTGATCGCCCGCGAGACGATCGCGGCGATGCGCAAGGACGTGACCGCCAAATGCTACGGCGGCGACGCCAGCCGCAAGCGCAAGCTCCTCGATAAGCAGAAGGAGGGCAAGAAGCGGATGCGCGAATATGGCAGCGTGCAGATCCCGCAGGAGGCATTCATCGCCGCGCTGAGAATGGGCGAGGAATAG
- the rpmB gene encoding 50S ribosomal protein L28 encodes MSRICELTGKGRQVGHNVSHANNKTKRTFLPNLQNVTLISDSLGTGVKLRVSTHGLRSVEHVGGLDNWLVKTSDDKLSLRVRRLKREIVKKIAA; translated from the coding sequence ATGTCGCGTATCTGCGAGCTGACCGGCAAGGGCCGTCAGGTGGGTCACAATGTGTCTCATGCCAACAACAAGACCAAGCGCACTTTTCTGCCGAACTTGCAGAATGTGACGCTGATCTCCGATTCGCTCGGCACCGGCGTGAAGCTGCGCGTTTCGACGCACGGTCTGCGTTCGGTCGAGCATGTCGGCGGTCTCGACAATTGGCTGGTCAAGACCAGCGACGACAAGCTCTCGCTGCGCGTGCGCCGCCTGAAGCGCGAGATCGTCAAGAAGATCGCAGCCTGA
- the egtD gene encoding L-histidine N(alpha)-methyltransferase translates to MLLELDRDTLSTPVDPAFRADVLAGLSAWPRAIPARWLYDRAGSELFEAITDLPEYYPTRTETALLKNHAADFAEAIGPGRAVIEFGSGSSAKTPLLLGGIDPSAYVPIDISGEFLREAARGLAQRFPGLDVLPVEGDFTKRVRLPGKVLNSPKLGFFPGSTIGNMGPRAATELLRRMAETLGDGALLLIGMDRVKPVEVLEPAYDDAAGVTAEFNLNLLRRINRELAGTIPVDAFAHRAIWNDAEARIEMHLEARRPVDFTVAGRRFTMGARETIHTENSHKYDPRAARLLLATGGWTVRREWTDDKGWFSLILAEARAEPAAP, encoded by the coding sequence ATGCTGCTCGAGCTTGATCGCGACACGCTTTCCACGCCCGTCGATCCGGCGTTTCGCGCCGATGTGCTGGCCGGCCTCTCCGCCTGGCCGCGCGCCATCCCCGCGCGCTGGCTCTACGACCGCGCCGGATCGGAACTGTTCGAGGCGATCACCGATCTGCCCGAATATTATCCCACCCGCACCGAAACCGCGCTGCTGAAGAACCATGCAGCCGATTTCGCCGAGGCGATCGGCCCCGGCCGGGCGGTGATCGAATTCGGCTCGGGCTCGTCCGCCAAGACGCCGCTGCTGCTCGGCGGGATCGATCCGTCGGCCTATGTGCCGATCGATATTTCGGGCGAATTCCTGCGCGAAGCCGCGCGCGGGCTGGCGCAGCGCTTTCCGGGTCTCGACGTGCTGCCGGTCGAGGGGGACTTCACCAAGCGGGTGCGCCTGCCCGGCAAGGTGCTGAACAGCCCCAAGCTGGGCTTCTTCCCCGGCTCCACCATCGGCAACATGGGGCCTCGTGCCGCGACCGAATTGCTGCGCCGTATGGCCGAGACGCTGGGCGACGGCGCGCTGCTGCTGATCGGCATGGATCGGGTCAAGCCGGTCGAGGTGCTGGAGCCCGCCTATGACGACGCCGCCGGCGTCACCGCCGAGTTCAACCTCAACCTGCTGCGGCGGATCAACCGCGAGCTGGCGGGCACCATCCCGGTCGACGCCTTCGCCCACCGCGCCATCTGGAACGATGCCGAGGCGCGGATCGAAATGCATCTGGAGGCGCGCCGCCCGGTCGATTTCACCGTTGCCGGCCGCCGTTTCACGATGGGCGCGCGCGAGACGATCCACACCGAGAACAGCCACAAATACGACCCCCGCGCGGCCCGCCTGCTGCTGGCCACCGGCGGCTGGACGGTGCGGCGCGAATGGACCGACGACAAGGGCTGGTTCTCGCTGATCCTGGCCGAAGCGCGGGCCGAGCCGGCCGCGCCCTGA
- a CDS encoding winged helix-turn-helix domain-containing protein yields MPGVRDLRRTVERLGLHQIDSVNVVARAHYLPAFSRLGAYDRTLLDTDAWGPKRARRLWEYWAHEASLLPLDLHPLLRWRMARADRGETGWTGLRPFATEHRAVADAVLARIRADGPHAASDFEEGRSRSGWWEWGETKRALEWLFWAGHVTTATRRGSFERVYDLPERVIPPAILALPTPPETEAHRALTERAARALGVATETELRDYFRLSPADARAAVATLAEEGVVRPVSVEGLRGPYYLHREARRPRRIDARALLAPFDPLIWERDRTERLFGFRYRIEIYVPADKRAHGYYVLPFLLGDRLVARVDLKADRQGRRLLVPSLHLEPDAPAEAMPALEAELATMAGWLGLDRVVLPGGAILSAS; encoded by the coding sequence GTGCCGGGCGTCCGCGATCTGCGGCGCACGGTCGAGCGGCTGGGGCTGCACCAGATCGACAGCGTCAACGTCGTCGCGCGCGCCCATTATCTGCCGGCCTTCTCGCGGCTGGGCGCCTACGACCGGACCCTGCTCGACACCGACGCCTGGGGGCCGAAGCGCGCGCGGCGATTGTGGGAATATTGGGCGCACGAAGCCTCGCTGCTGCCGCTCGACCTGCATCCCCTGCTGCGCTGGCGGATGGCGCGGGCGGATCGCGGCGAGACAGGGTGGACGGGCCTGCGCCCCTTCGCCACCGAGCATCGCGCCGTCGCCGATGCCGTGCTGGCCCGCATCCGCGCCGACGGTCCACACGCCGCCTCCGATTTCGAGGAGGGGCGCAGCCGCAGCGGCTGGTGGGAATGGGGCGAGACCAAGCGCGCGCTGGAATGGCTGTTCTGGGCGGGCCACGTCACCACCGCGACCCGGCGCGGCAGTTTCGAGCGGGTCTACGATCTGCCCGAACGGGTGATCCCGCCCGCGATCCTGGCGCTGCCGACCCCGCCCGAGACCGAGGCGCATCGCGCGCTGACCGAGCGCGCCGCCCGCGCGCTGGGTGTCGCGACCGAAACCGAGCTGCGCGACTATTTCCGCCTGTCGCCCGCCGACGCGCGCGCCGCCGTCGCCACTCTGGCCGAAGAGGGCGTGGTGCGCCCCGTATCGGTCGAGGGCCTGCGCGGGCCTTATTATCTCCACCGCGAGGCGCGCCGCCCGCGCCGGATCGACGCGCGGGCGTTGCTCGCCCCGTTCGATCCGCTGATCTGGGAGCGCGACCGCACCGAGCGACTGTTCGGCTTCCGCTATCGCATCGAAATCTATGTGCCGGCCGACAAGCGCGCGCATGGCTATTATGTCCTGCCCTTTCTGCTGGGCGACCGGCTGGTGGCGCGGGTCGATCTCAAGGCGGATCGGCAGGGCCGCCGCCTGCTCGTCCCATCGCTCCATCTGGAGCCCGACGCGCCGGCCGAGGCGATGCCCGCCCTGGAGGCCGAACTGGCGACGATGGCGGGCTGGCTCGGGCTCGATCGGGTCGTGCTGCCGGGTGGCGCAATCCTGTCTGCAAGCTGA
- a CDS encoding nucleoside deaminase, whose product MAFPLPPAMRLALDLSRDAAAAGEVPVGAVVTRDGAVIATSANMMRGSNDPTAHAEIVAIRRAAEATGSSRLDGLDLWVTLEPCAMCAGAIALSRIARLYFAADDPKGGAVVNGPRLFTQPTCHHRPEVYTGIGEAEAATQLRDFFAGRR is encoded by the coding sequence ATGGCCTTTCCCTTGCCCCCCGCGATGCGCCTGGCGCTCGATCTGTCGCGCGACGCGGCGGCGGCGGGCGAGGTGCCGGTGGGTGCCGTGGTCACCCGCGACGGCGCCGTGATCGCCACCTCAGCCAACATGATGCGCGGATCGAACGATCCGACCGCCCACGCCGAGATCGTCGCCATCCGCCGCGCGGCCGAAGCGACCGGATCGTCGCGGCTGGACGGGCTGGACCTTTGGGTGACGCTGGAGCCCTGCGCGATGTGCGCCGGGGCGATCGCCTTGTCGCGGATCGCCCGCCTGTATTTCGCGGCGGACGATCCGAAGGGCGGCGCGGTGGTGAACGGCCCGCGCCTGTTCACCCAGCCGACGTGCCACCATCGGCCGGAGGTCTATACCGGCATTGGCGAGGCTGAGGCGGCGACGCAGCTGCGCGATTTCTTCGCGGGGCGGCGGTAG
- the rarD gene encoding EamA family transporter RarD produces MTAPLAPAERPNTGILLAVGAYGIWGLLPLYMHMLVGVPALEVVANRVVWSAMLLIGLTMAMGRFVPIVKAARGRTLLFLIGSALAIATNWLAYIWAVQNAHVLEASLGYFINPMVNVALGVVLLGERVRRLQWAAVAIAAGGVLVMAISGGGAIWLSLVLALSFGAYGLLRKVVAIDALGGLLIETLILMPPALLLMLASESRGTGAFGHEMSLSILLLFAGPITTVPLLLFAGAARRMTYSALGLLQYIAPTLQFGVALILGEALHLSHLIAFVLIWAGCAIYAIDSLRGARQAAVMVPD; encoded by the coding sequence ATGACCGCGCCCCTCGCCCCCGCCGAACGGCCGAATACCGGCATCCTGCTGGCCGTGGGCGCCTATGGCATCTGGGGCCTGCTGCCGCTCTACATGCACATGCTGGTCGGCGTGCCGGCGCTGGAGGTGGTCGCCAACCGGGTCGTCTGGTCGGCGATGCTGCTGATCGGCCTCACCATGGCGATGGGCCGCTTCGTGCCGATCGTGAAGGCGGCGCGCGGGCGCACCTTGCTGTTCCTGATCGGCAGCGCGCTGGCGATCGCGACCAACTGGCTGGCCTATATCTGGGCGGTGCAGAACGCCCATGTGCTGGAGGCGAGCCTCGGCTATTTCATCAACCCGATGGTGAACGTGGCGCTGGGCGTGGTGCTGCTCGGCGAGCGGGTGCGGCGGCTGCAATGGGCCGCCGTGGCGATCGCGGCGGGCGGCGTGCTGGTGATGGCGATTTCGGGCGGCGGCGCGATCTGGCTGTCGCTGGTGCTGGCGCTGAGCTTCGGGGCTTATGGTCTGCTCCGCAAGGTGGTGGCGATCGACGCACTGGGCGGCCTGCTGATCGAGACGCTGATCCTGATGCCGCCCGCTTTGCTCTTGATGCTGGCCAGCGAATCGCGCGGCACGGGCGCCTTCGGGCACGAAATGTCGCTCAGTATCCTGCTGCTGTTCGCCGGGCCGATCACCACCGTGCCGCTGCTGCTGTTCGCGGGCGCGGCGCGGCGGATGACGTATTCGGCGCTCGGCCTGCTCCAATATATCGCGCCCACCCTGCAATTCGGCGTGGCGCTGATTTTGGGCGAAGCGCTGCATCTGTCCCACCTGATCGCCTTCGTGCTGATCTGGGCGGGCTGCGCGATCTATGCGATCGACAGCCTGCGCGGGGCGCGGCAGGCGGCGGTGATGGTGCCGGATTGA